In Bacillota bacterium, the genomic stretch TTAACTCTGCAACCTTTTTTATTTTTTCTAAAATATGTCTATATGTGCCTGAGCCATCCATTCTTACTCTCATTCTGTCATTAACTGATTCTCTCCCGTCCAGGCTCATAACTATATTCACAAAGTTTTCGTTAATATATTTAATATTTTCCTCATTAAGAAGTAATGCATTGGTTGTAACTGTAAACCTGATATTTTTACCGTGTTGTTTTTCTTTATTCCTTGCATAAGAAACAATATCTTTTATAGTCTGGAAATTCATCAAAGGTTCTCCGCCAAAAAAGTCCACTTCCAAATTTCTCCTGTTCCCGGAATTTTTAATAAGGAAATCAATTGCCTTTTTTCCTGTTTCACTGCTCATTAACTTTCTTCCTGAACCAAAGTCTCCTTTTGATGCAAAACAATATTTACAACGCATGTTGCAGTCATGGGAAACATGAAGGCACATAGCTTTTAAAACGCTTTTTCTGTTATTGATCCCATTAATATCCATATTAATATATATATCCTCGGAAAACAACAAACCGTTATCTTTTAATTGCTTAATTTCTTCAATAGCTTCATACACCTGGCTCGTCCCATATTTGCCACCTAATATCTCAATTATTTCCCTTTCAGAATAATCCTTAATATAGTCCAATACTTCAAAAGCAACAGGATCAAATACATGGACAGCCCCGTTGTTAATATCCAATACAATGTTTGTTCCATAAAGGGTAAATTTATGCAGCATAATTTTAATTCTCCAACCATCCCCAAATTTTGAGAAAATTTAAGGAGGTTTCAAGAACCTCCATCTGTAAAGTTTTAACGCTTAGAAAATACCTTCAATGCTAATTCTTTTCACACCTCTGATTCCCTACAGTACATGATGTTTTGCATGCAGACTGGCAGGATGTCTGACATTCACCACAACCTCCGTTTTTAATCGTATTCTTCAGAGTAGAAGTGTTTATTGTTTTTATATGTTTCATTGTATAATCCCCCTTGCAAATATTTTCATAAGTTTCATAAGTAACCCTGTATATTATAGCACAGTTATTTTGGATTGAAAAGTATAAGACCTACAAGCCCTACAAGTCGGGGCGCATTTATTTGCGTTTCCATTTCCTCGACTTTGACCTTGTCCCAAAATTTACCCCTAAAATTCCACCAATTGCTCCAGCTAATACTCCTATTAGAACCATTGTTAAAACATACCTATCTACAAGAAAATTCCTAAATACAAAGCTACTTAAAAAATATAATATTAACATATAAAATAATCCAACAAAACCTCCATTAAGCCAGCCCCTGCTTTTTAAGCTTTTTGCTGATGCTGATCCGGCAAAGAGTATACTCGCTATTGTAGTGACCATAACTGCAGAAGAGATGTATTTTTCAGGGAAATTTGTATAAGTTAATATCAGTGCAAAAGCAATAAAGAAAGGAATTGTTATTATATAAGCAAAAATAACTCCTTTCAATAAAGCAAAAAGACTTAAATTCTTTACATTCGGACTCTTTACATTTTGAGATGTCTGTCTAACCATACCTGTACCCCCAACAGATTATAATTATTAATCCTACTATAATCTATTTAAGTACAGGCGATATTAGAACAACTAAAAGTAACTCTTTCGGGCGCATTTTCAAATTTTGAAGAAAATGCTGGAAGTAACATTGCGGAAAGTCTTATAGAGCCTGTTAATCCGACGAGGGGTAAGCAAATCAACTGTATGAGCAAAATAATTACATTGAAATATTATTAAATTCCATTCAAATTATTTTGCGAGTTTGATTTGCCCCGAAGTGAATTTACAGGCTCTTAAGACTTGGAGCATTTAGTT encodes the following:
- the scfB gene encoding thioether cross-link-forming SCIFF peptide maturase, whose amino-acid sequence is MLHKFTLYGTNIVLDINNGAVHVFDPVAFEVLDYIKDYSEREIIEILGGKYGTSQVYEAIEEIKQLKDNGLLFSEDIYINMDINGINNRKSVLKAMCLHVSHDCNMRCKYCFASKGDFGSGRKLMSSETGKKAIDFLIKNSGNRRNLEVDFFGGEPLMNFQTIKDIVSYARNKEKQHGKNIRFTVTTNALLLNEENIKYINENFVNIVMSLDGRESVNDRMRVRMDGSGTYRHILEKIKKVAELREQNNYYVRGTFTRENLDFSEDVLHLADEGFKQISIEPVVAPDGSGYEIREEDLPDIKKEYEKLAFEYVKRRKEGRGFNFFHFMIDLEHSPCIEKRFKGCGSGFEYIAVTPEGYIYPCHQFVGLEEFKMGNIYDGVLNHDIVDMFMNSNILNKNECKKCWAKFYCGGGCAANAYHFNNSIDRPYGIGCELERKRVECALWIKTQLL
- the scfA gene encoding six-cysteine peptide SCIFF, whose product is MKHIKTINTSTLKNTIKNGGCGECQTSCQSACKTSCTVGNQRCEKN
- a CDS encoding TIGR04086 family membrane protein — translated: MVRQTSQNVKSPNVKNLSLFALLKGVIFAYIITIPFFIAFALILTYTNFPEKYISSAVMVTTIASILFAGSASAKSLKSRGWLNGGFVGLFYMLILYFLSSFVFRNFLVDRYVLTMVLIGVLAGAIGGILGVNFGTRSKSRKWKRK